In Homo sapiens chromosome 11, GRCh38.p14 Primary Assembly, one DNA window encodes the following:
- the CDCA5 gene encoding sororin isoform X2, giving the protein MSGRRTRSGGAAQRSGPRAPSPTKPLRRSQRKSGSELPSILPEIWPKTPSAAAVRKPIVLKRIVAHAVEVPAVQSPRRSPRISFFLEKENEPPGRELTKEDLFKTHSVPATPTSTPVPNPEAESSSKEGELDARDLEMSKKVRRSYSRLETLGSASTSTPGRRSCFGFEGLLGAEDLSGVSPVVCSKLTEVPRVCAKPWAPDMTLPGISPPPEKQKRKKKKMPEILSLRGRQRAHSKLANKPVVQPVEEQEPKGPQASEERNLEPPSSEQLEPTVTFLFTLLNTSEPTEPKDPESDSEIQEYQFLDQEDWGPQRTSKEIRQLQNDCMRLRESLNTTQVHNLALGEKLQNLPTLLYKSLKEGAQAIQEEAQAIQDEVKALQEESQALPEVALLSDPNPRKAGLLFKLPDLPHDHRDQGQAWPGPRPEVGHLLGRPLLQPAPP; this is encoded by the exons ATGTCTGGGAGGCGAACGCGGTCCGGAGGAGCCGCTCAGCGCTCCG ggCCAAGGGCCCCATCTCCTACTAAGCCTCTGCGGAGGTCCCAGCGGAAATCAGGCTCTGAACTCCCGAGCATCCTCCCTGAAATCTGGCCGAAG ACACCCAGTGCGGCTGCAGTCAGAAAGCCCATCGTCTTAAAGAGGATCGTGGCCCATGCTGTAGAG GTCCCAGCTGTCCAATCACCTCGCAGGAGCCCTAGG atttcctttttcttggaGAAAGAAAACGAGCCCCCTGGCAGGGAGCTTACTAAGGAGGACCTTTTCAAGACACACAGCgtccctgccacccccaccagCACTCCTGTGCCGAACCCTGAGGCCGAGTCCAGCTCCAAGGAAGGAGAGCTGGACGCCAGAGACTTGGAAATGTCTAAGAAAGTCAGGCGTTCCTACAGCCGGCTGGAGACCCTGGGCTCTGCCTCTACCTCCACCCCAGGCCGCCGGTCCTGCTTTGGCTTCGAGGGGCTGCTGGGGGCAGAAGACTTGTCCGGAGTCTCGCCAGTGGTGTGCTCCAAACTCACCGAGGTCCCCAGGGTTTGTGCAAAGCCCTGGGCCCCAGACATGACTCTCCCTGGAATCTCCCCACCACCCGAGAAACAGAAAcgtaagaagaagaaaatgccaGAGATCTTG TCTCTTAGGGGCAGACAAAGAGCCCACTCCAAGCTGGCCAACAAGCCAGTGGTGCAGCCTGTTGAGGAGCAAGAACCCAAGGGCCCTCAGGCTTCCGAGGAGCGGAACTTGGAG CCACCTTCCTCAGAACAACTGGAACCCACCGTCACGTTCCTGTTTACACTCCTGAACACCTCTGAGCCCACTGAGCCAAAAGACCCTGAATC GGACTCGGAGATCCAGGAGTACCAGTTCTTAGATCAGGAGGACTGGGGCCCCCAGCGGACCTCAAAGGAGATCAGGCAGTTGCAGAATGACTGCATGAG GCTTCGGGAGTCACTGAACACCACCCAAGTGCACAACCTGGCCCTGGGGGAGAAGCTGCAGAACCTG CCCACCTTATTGTATAAGAGCCTGAAGGAGGGAGCCCAGGCCATCCAGGAGGAGGCCCAGGCCATCCAGGATGAAGTGAAGGCCCTGCAGGAGGAAAGCCAGGCCCTGCCGGAGGTGGCTCTGCTCAG TGACCCAAACCCCCGGAAGGCAGGTCTCCTCTTCAAGCTGCCTGACCTGCCCCACGACCACAGAGACCAGGGTCAGGCCTGGCCAGGCCCCAGGCCAGAGGTCGGACACCTCCTCGGGAGGCCGCTCCTTCAGCCAGCTCCTCCctag
- the CDCA5 gene encoding sororin isoform X5, giving the protein MSGRRTRSGGAAQRSGPRAPSPTKPLRRSQRKSGSELPSILPEIWPKTPSAAAVRKPIVLKRIVAHAVEVPAVQSPRRSPRSLRGRQRAHSKLANKPVVQPVEEQEPKGPQASEERNLEPPSSEQLEPTVTFLFTLLNTSEPTEPKDPESDSEIQEYQFLDQEDWGPQRTSKEIRQLQNDCMRLRESLNTTQVHNLALGEKLQNLPTLLYKSLKEGAQAIQEEAQAIQDEVKALQEESQALPEVALLRCAGSHGSGEGRGGCPMLLTRAVSACSDPNPRKAGLLFKLPDLPHDHRDQGQAWPGPRPEVGHLLGRPLLQPAPP; this is encoded by the exons ATGTCTGGGAGGCGAACGCGGTCCGGAGGAGCCGCTCAGCGCTCCG ggCCAAGGGCCCCATCTCCTACTAAGCCTCTGCGGAGGTCCCAGCGGAAATCAGGCTCTGAACTCCCGAGCATCCTCCCTGAAATCTGGCCGAAG ACACCCAGTGCGGCTGCAGTCAGAAAGCCCATCGTCTTAAAGAGGATCGTGGCCCATGCTGTAGAG GTCCCAGCTGTCCAATCACCTCGCAGGAGCCCTAGG TCTCTTAGGGGCAGACAAAGAGCCCACTCCAAGCTGGCCAACAAGCCAGTGGTGCAGCCTGTTGAGGAGCAAGAACCCAAGGGCCCTCAGGCTTCCGAGGAGCGGAACTTGGAG CCACCTTCCTCAGAACAACTGGAACCCACCGTCACGTTCCTGTTTACACTCCTGAACACCTCTGAGCCCACTGAGCCAAAAGACCCTGAATC GGACTCGGAGATCCAGGAGTACCAGTTCTTAGATCAGGAGGACTGGGGCCCCCAGCGGACCTCAAAGGAGATCAGGCAGTTGCAGAATGACTGCATGAG GCTTCGGGAGTCACTGAACACCACCCAAGTGCACAACCTGGCCCTGGGGGAGAAGCTGCAGAACCTG CCCACCTTATTGTATAAGAGCCTGAAGGAGGGAGCCCAGGCCATCCAGGAGGAGGCCCAGGCCATCCAGGATGAAGTGAAGGCCCTGCAGGAGGAAAGCCAGGCCCTGCCGGAGGTGGCTCTGCTCAGGTGTGCGGGCAGCCATGGCAGCGGGGAGGGAAGAGGCGGCTGCCCCATGCTGCTCACTCGAGCTGTCTCTGCCTGCAGTGACCCAAACCCCCGGAAGGCAGGTCTCCTCTTCAAGCTGCCTGACCTGCCCCACGACCACAGAGACCAGGGTCAGGCCTGGCCAGGCCCCAGGCCAGAGGTCGGACACCTCCTCGGGAGGCCGCTCCTTCAGCCAGCTCCTCCctag
- the CDCA5 gene encoding sororin isoform X3, with protein sequence MSGRRTRSGGAAQRSGPRAPSPTKPLRRSQRKSGSELPSILPEIWPKTPSAAAVRKPIVLKRIVAHAVEVPAVQSPRRSPRISFFLEKENEPPGRELTKEDLFKTHSVPATPTSTPVPNPEAESSSKEGELDARDLEMSKKVRRSYSRLETLGSASTSTPGRRSCFGFEGLLGAEDLSGVSPVVCSKLTEVPRVCAKPWAPDMTLPGISPPPEKQKRKKKKMPEILSLRGRQRAHSKLANKPVVQPVEEQEPKGPQASEERNLEPPSSEQLEPTVTFLFTLLNTSEPTEPKDPESDSEIQEYQFLDQEDWGPQRTSKEIRQLQNDCMRLRESLNTTQVHNLALGEKLQNLPTLLYKSLKEGAQAIQEEAQAIQDEVKALQEESQALPEVALLRETTAKRMEIQGCLSVFTTWCPGGHVTLQAHPGARVQAQKKQKVSQK encoded by the exons ATGTCTGGGAGGCGAACGCGGTCCGGAGGAGCCGCTCAGCGCTCCG ggCCAAGGGCCCCATCTCCTACTAAGCCTCTGCGGAGGTCCCAGCGGAAATCAGGCTCTGAACTCCCGAGCATCCTCCCTGAAATCTGGCCGAAG ACACCCAGTGCGGCTGCAGTCAGAAAGCCCATCGTCTTAAAGAGGATCGTGGCCCATGCTGTAGAG GTCCCAGCTGTCCAATCACCTCGCAGGAGCCCTAGG atttcctttttcttggaGAAAGAAAACGAGCCCCCTGGCAGGGAGCTTACTAAGGAGGACCTTTTCAAGACACACAGCgtccctgccacccccaccagCACTCCTGTGCCGAACCCTGAGGCCGAGTCCAGCTCCAAGGAAGGAGAGCTGGACGCCAGAGACTTGGAAATGTCTAAGAAAGTCAGGCGTTCCTACAGCCGGCTGGAGACCCTGGGCTCTGCCTCTACCTCCACCCCAGGCCGCCGGTCCTGCTTTGGCTTCGAGGGGCTGCTGGGGGCAGAAGACTTGTCCGGAGTCTCGCCAGTGGTGTGCTCCAAACTCACCGAGGTCCCCAGGGTTTGTGCAAAGCCCTGGGCCCCAGACATGACTCTCCCTGGAATCTCCCCACCACCCGAGAAACAGAAAcgtaagaagaagaaaatgccaGAGATCTTG TCTCTTAGGGGCAGACAAAGAGCCCACTCCAAGCTGGCCAACAAGCCAGTGGTGCAGCCTGTTGAGGAGCAAGAACCCAAGGGCCCTCAGGCTTCCGAGGAGCGGAACTTGGAG CCACCTTCCTCAGAACAACTGGAACCCACCGTCACGTTCCTGTTTACACTCCTGAACACCTCTGAGCCCACTGAGCCAAAAGACCCTGAATC GGACTCGGAGATCCAGGAGTACCAGTTCTTAGATCAGGAGGACTGGGGCCCCCAGCGGACCTCAAAGGAGATCAGGCAGTTGCAGAATGACTGCATGAG GCTTCGGGAGTCACTGAACACCACCCAAGTGCACAACCTGGCCCTGGGGGAGAAGCTGCAGAACCTG CCCACCTTATTGTATAAGAGCCTGAAGGAGGGAGCCCAGGCCATCCAGGAGGAGGCCCAGGCCATCCAGGATGAAGTGAAGGCCCTGCAGGAGGAAAGCCAGGCCCTGCCGGAGGTGGCTCTGCTCAG GGAGACAACAGCCAAGAGGATGGAAATTCAG
- the CDCA5 gene encoding sororin isoform X7, with amino-acid sequence MSGRRTRSGGAAQRSGPRAPSPTKPLRRSQRKSGSELPSILPEIWPKTPSAAAVRKPIVLKRIVAHAVEVPAVQSPRRSPRISFFLEKENEPPGRELTKEDLFKTHSVPATPTSTPVPNPEAESSSKEGELDARDLEMSKKVRRSYSRLETLGSASTSTPGRRSCFGFEGLLGAEDLSGVSPVVCSKLTEVPRVCAKPWAPDMTLPGISPPPEKQKRKKKKMPEILSLRGRQRAHSKLANKPVVQPVEEQEPKGPQASEERNLEASGVTEHHPSAQPGPGGEAAEPAHLIV; translated from the exons ATGTCTGGGAGGCGAACGCGGTCCGGAGGAGCCGCTCAGCGCTCCG ggCCAAGGGCCCCATCTCCTACTAAGCCTCTGCGGAGGTCCCAGCGGAAATCAGGCTCTGAACTCCCGAGCATCCTCCCTGAAATCTGGCCGAAG ACACCCAGTGCGGCTGCAGTCAGAAAGCCCATCGTCTTAAAGAGGATCGTGGCCCATGCTGTAGAG GTCCCAGCTGTCCAATCACCTCGCAGGAGCCCTAGG atttcctttttcttggaGAAAGAAAACGAGCCCCCTGGCAGGGAGCTTACTAAGGAGGACCTTTTCAAGACACACAGCgtccctgccacccccaccagCACTCCTGTGCCGAACCCTGAGGCCGAGTCCAGCTCCAAGGAAGGAGAGCTGGACGCCAGAGACTTGGAAATGTCTAAGAAAGTCAGGCGTTCCTACAGCCGGCTGGAGACCCTGGGCTCTGCCTCTACCTCCACCCCAGGCCGCCGGTCCTGCTTTGGCTTCGAGGGGCTGCTGGGGGCAGAAGACTTGTCCGGAGTCTCGCCAGTGGTGTGCTCCAAACTCACCGAGGTCCCCAGGGTTTGTGCAAAGCCCTGGGCCCCAGACATGACTCTCCCTGGAATCTCCCCACCACCCGAGAAACAGAAAcgtaagaagaagaaaatgccaGAGATCTTG TCTCTTAGGGGCAGACAAAGAGCCCACTCCAAGCTGGCCAACAAGCCAGTGGTGCAGCCTGTTGAGGAGCAAGAACCCAAGGGCCCTCAGGCTTCCGAGGAGCGGAACTTGGAG GCTTCGGGAGTCACTGAACACCACCCAAGTGCACAACCTGGCCCTGGGGGAGAAGCTGCAGAACCTG CCCACCTTATTGTATAA
- the CATSPERH gene encoding cation channel sperm-associated auxiliary subunit TMEM262 isoform 2 (isoform 2 is encoded by transcript variant 2), which yields MWLQDRIATFFFPKGMMLTTAALMLFFLHLGIFIRDVHNFCITYHYDHMSFHYTVVLMFSQVISICWAAMGSLYAEMTENNAQRSHVLQPPVLGVSGHRVPGGAPLRPGESEQG from the exons ATGTGGCTGCAAGACCGCATCGCCACGTTCTTCTTCCCAAAAGGCATGATGCTCACCACGGCTGCGCTGATGCTCTTCTTCTTACACCTGGGCATCTTCATCAGAGACGTGCACAACTTCTGCATCACCTACCACTATGACCACATGAGCTTTCACTACACGGTCGTCCTGATG TTCTCCCAGGTGATCAGCATCTGCTGGGCTGCCATGGGGTCACTCTATGCTGAGATGACAGAAAACAA TGCTCAACGGAGCCATGTTCTTCAACCGCCTGTCCTTGGAGTTTCTGGCCATCGAGTACCGGGAGGAGCACCACTGAGGCCTGGGGAGTCGGAACAGGGCTAA
- the CDCA5 gene encoding sororin isoform X6, whose amino-acid sequence MSGRRTRSGGAAQRSGPRAPSPTKPLRRSQRKSGSELPSILPEIWPKTPSAAAVRKPIVLKRIVAHAVEVPAVQSPRRSPRISFFLEKENEPPGRELTKEDLFKTHSVPATPTSTPVPNPEAESSSKEGELDARDLEMSKKVRRSYSRLETLGSASTSTPGRRSCFGFEGLLGAEDLSGVSPVVCSKLTEVPRVCAKPWAPDMTLPGISPPPEKQKRKKKKMPEILSLRGRQRAHSKLANKPVVQPVEEQEPKGPQASEERNLESPWRFLCKATFLRTTGTHRHVPVYTPEHL is encoded by the exons ATGTCTGGGAGGCGAACGCGGTCCGGAGGAGCCGCTCAGCGCTCCG ggCCAAGGGCCCCATCTCCTACTAAGCCTCTGCGGAGGTCCCAGCGGAAATCAGGCTCTGAACTCCCGAGCATCCTCCCTGAAATCTGGCCGAAG ACACCCAGTGCGGCTGCAGTCAGAAAGCCCATCGTCTTAAAGAGGATCGTGGCCCATGCTGTAGAG GTCCCAGCTGTCCAATCACCTCGCAGGAGCCCTAGG atttcctttttcttggaGAAAGAAAACGAGCCCCCTGGCAGGGAGCTTACTAAGGAGGACCTTTTCAAGACACACAGCgtccctgccacccccaccagCACTCCTGTGCCGAACCCTGAGGCCGAGTCCAGCTCCAAGGAAGGAGAGCTGGACGCCAGAGACTTGGAAATGTCTAAGAAAGTCAGGCGTTCCTACAGCCGGCTGGAGACCCTGGGCTCTGCCTCTACCTCCACCCCAGGCCGCCGGTCCTGCTTTGGCTTCGAGGGGCTGCTGGGGGCAGAAGACTTGTCCGGAGTCTCGCCAGTGGTGTGCTCCAAACTCACCGAGGTCCCCAGGGTTTGTGCAAAGCCCTGGGCCCCAGACATGACTCTCCCTGGAATCTCCCCACCACCCGAGAAACAGAAAcgtaagaagaagaaaatgccaGAGATCTTG TCTCTTAGGGGCAGACAAAGAGCCCACTCCAAGCTGGCCAACAAGCCAGTGGTGCAGCCTGTTGAGGAGCAAGAACCCAAGGGCCCTCAGGCTTCCGAGGAGCGGAACTTGGAG TCACCTTGGCGCTTTCTCTGCAAAGCCACCTTCCTCAGAACAACTGGAACCCACCGTCACGTTCCTGTTTACACTCCTGAACACCTCTGA
- the CDCA5 gene encoding sororin isoform X4, translating to MSGRRTRSGGAAQRSGPRAPSPTKPLRRSQRKSGSELPSILPEIWPKTPSAAAVRKPIVLKRIVAHAVEVPAVQSPRRSPRISFFLEKENEPPGRELTKEDLFKTHSVPATPTSTPVPNPEAESSSKEGELDARDLEMSKKVRRSYSRLETLGSASTSTPGRRSCFGFEGLLGAEDLSGVSPVVCSKLTEVPRVCAKPWAPDMTLPGISPPPEKQKRKKKKMPEILSLRGRQRAHSKLANKPVVQPVEEQEPKGPQASEERNLEPPSSEQLEPTVTFLFTLLNTSEPTEPKDPESDSEIQEYQFLDQEDWGPQRTSKEIRQLQNDCMRLRESLNTTQVHNLALGEKLQNLPTLLYKSLKEGAQAIQEEAQAIQDEVKALQEESQALPEVALLSI from the exons ATGTCTGGGAGGCGAACGCGGTCCGGAGGAGCCGCTCAGCGCTCCG ggCCAAGGGCCCCATCTCCTACTAAGCCTCTGCGGAGGTCCCAGCGGAAATCAGGCTCTGAACTCCCGAGCATCCTCCCTGAAATCTGGCCGAAG ACACCCAGTGCGGCTGCAGTCAGAAAGCCCATCGTCTTAAAGAGGATCGTGGCCCATGCTGTAGAG GTCCCAGCTGTCCAATCACCTCGCAGGAGCCCTAGG atttcctttttcttggaGAAAGAAAACGAGCCCCCTGGCAGGGAGCTTACTAAGGAGGACCTTTTCAAGACACACAGCgtccctgccacccccaccagCACTCCTGTGCCGAACCCTGAGGCCGAGTCCAGCTCCAAGGAAGGAGAGCTGGACGCCAGAGACTTGGAAATGTCTAAGAAAGTCAGGCGTTCCTACAGCCGGCTGGAGACCCTGGGCTCTGCCTCTACCTCCACCCCAGGCCGCCGGTCCTGCTTTGGCTTCGAGGGGCTGCTGGGGGCAGAAGACTTGTCCGGAGTCTCGCCAGTGGTGTGCTCCAAACTCACCGAGGTCCCCAGGGTTTGTGCAAAGCCCTGGGCCCCAGACATGACTCTCCCTGGAATCTCCCCACCACCCGAGAAACAGAAAcgtaagaagaagaaaatgccaGAGATCTTG TCTCTTAGGGGCAGACAAAGAGCCCACTCCAAGCTGGCCAACAAGCCAGTGGTGCAGCCTGTTGAGGAGCAAGAACCCAAGGGCCCTCAGGCTTCCGAGGAGCGGAACTTGGAG CCACCTTCCTCAGAACAACTGGAACCCACCGTCACGTTCCTGTTTACACTCCTGAACACCTCTGAGCCCACTGAGCCAAAAGACCCTGAATC GGACTCGGAGATCCAGGAGTACCAGTTCTTAGATCAGGAGGACTGGGGCCCCCAGCGGACCTCAAAGGAGATCAGGCAGTTGCAGAATGACTGCATGAG GCTTCGGGAGTCACTGAACACCACCCAAGTGCACAACCTGGCCCTGGGGGAGAAGCTGCAGAACCTG CCCACCTTATTGTATAAGAGCCTGAAGGAGGGAGCCCAGGCCATCCAGGAGGAGGCCCAGGCCATCCAGGATGAAGTGAAGGCCCTGCAGGAGGAAAGCCAGGCCCTGCCGGAGGTGGCTCTGCTCAG CATCTAG
- the CATSPERH gene encoding cation channel sperm-associated auxiliary subunit TMEM262 isoform 1 (isoform 1 is encoded by transcript variant 1) has product MWLQDRIATFFFPKGMMLTTAALMLFFLHLGIFIRDVHNFCITYHYDHMSFHYTVVLMFSQVISICWAAMGSLYAEMTENKYVCFSALTILMLNGAMFFNRLSLEFLAIEYREEHH; this is encoded by the exons ATGTGGCTGCAAGACCGCATCGCCACGTTCTTCTTCCCAAAAGGCATGATGCTCACCACGGCTGCGCTGATGCTCTTCTTCTTACACCTGGGCATCTTCATCAGAGACGTGCACAACTTCTGCATCACCTACCACTATGACCACATGAGCTTTCACTACACGGTCGTCCTGATG TTCTCCCAGGTGATCAGCATCTGCTGGGCTGCCATGGGGTCACTCTATGCTGAGATGACAGAAAACAAGTACGTCTGCTTCTCCGCCCTGACCATCCTGA TGCTCAACGGAGCCATGTTCTTCAACCGCCTGTCCTTGGAGTTTCTGGCCATCGAGTACCGGGAGGAGCACCACTGA
- the ZFPL1 gene encoding zinc finger protein-like 1, whose amino-acid sequence MGLCKCPKRKVTNLFCFEHRVNVCEHCLVANHAKCIVQSYLQWLQDSDYNPNCRLCNIPLASRETTRLVCYDLFHWACLNERAAQLPRNTAPAGYQCPSCNGPIFPPTNLAGPVASALREKLATVNWARAGLGLPLIDEVVSPEPEPLNTSDFSDWSSFNASSTPGPEEVDSASAAPAFYSQAPRPPASPGRPEQHTVIHMGNPEPLTHAPRKVYDTRDDDRTPGLHGDCDDDKYRRRPALGWLARLLRSRAGSRKRPLTLLQRAGLLLLLGLLGFLALLALMSRLGRAAADSDPNLDPLMNPHIRVGPS is encoded by the exons ATGGGGCTTTGTAAGTGCCCCAAGAGAAAGGTGACCAACCTGTTCTGCTTCGAACATCGGGTCAACGTCTGCGAGCACTGCCTGGTAGCCAATCACGCCAAG TGCATCGTCCAGTCCTACCTGCAATGGCTCCAAGATAGCGACTACAACCCCAATTGCCGCCTGTGCAACATACCCCTGGCCAGCCGAGAGACGACCCGCCTTGTCTGCTATG ATCTCTTTCACTGGGCCTGCCTCAATGAACGTGCTGCCCAGCTACCCCGAAACACGGCACCTGCCGGCTATCAGTGCCCCAGCTGCAATGGCCCCATCTTCCCCCCAACCAACCTGGCTGGCCCCGTGGCCTCCGCACTGAGAGAGAAGCTGGCCACAGTCAACTGGGCCCGGGCAGGACTGGGCCTCCCTCTG ATCGATGAGGTGGTGAGCCCAGAGCCCGAGCCCCTCAACACGTCTGACTTCTCTGACTGGTCTAGTTTTAATG CCAGCAGTACCCCTGGACCAGAGGAGGTAGACAGCGCCTCTGCTGCCCCAGCCTTCTACAGCCAGGCCCCCCGGCCCCCAGCTTCCCCAGGCCGGCCCGAGCAGCACACAGTGATCCACATGGGCAATCCTGAGCCCTTGACTCACG CCCCTAGGAAGGTGTATGATACGCGGGATGATGACCGGACACCAGGCCTCCATGGAGACTGTGACGATGACAAGTACCGACGTCGGCCGGCCTTGGGTTGGCTGGCCCGGCTGCTAAG GAGCCGGGCTGGGTCTCGGAAGCGGCCGCTGACCCTGCTCCAGCGGGCGGGGCTGCTGCTACTCTTGGGACTGCTGGGCTTCCTGGCCCTCCTTGCCCTCATGTCTCGCCTAGGCCGGGCCGCAGCTGACAGCGATCCCAACCTGGACCCACTCATGAACCCTCACATCCGCGTGGGCCCCTCCTGA
- the CDCA5 gene encoding sororin isoform 2 (isoform 2 is encoded by transcript variant 2), whose protein sequence is MSGRRTRSGGAAQRSGPRAPSPTKPLRRSQRKSGSELPSILPEIWPKTPSAAAVRKPIVLKRIVAHAVEVPAVQSPRRSPRISFFLEKENEPPGRELTKEDLFKTHSVPATPTSTPVPNPEAESSSKEGELDARDLEMSKKVRRSYSRLETLGSASTSTPGRRSCFGFEGLLGAEDLSGVSPVVCSKLTEVPRVCAKPWAPDMTLPGISPPPEKQKRKKKKMPEILSLRGRQRAHSKLANKPVVQPVEEQEPKGPQASEERNLEPPSSEQLEPTVTFLFTLLNTSEPTEPKDPESDSEIQEYQFLDQEDWGPQRTSKEIRQLQNDCMRLRESLNTTQVHNLALGEKLQNLPTLLYKSLKEGAQAIQEEAQAIQDEVKALQEESQALPEVALLRCAGSHGSGEGRGGCPMLLTRAVSACSDPNPRKAGLLFKLPDLPHDHRDQGQAWPGPRPEVGHLLGRPLLQPAPP, encoded by the exons ATGTCTGGGAGGCGAACGCGGTCCGGAGGAGCCGCTCAGCGCTCCG ggCCAAGGGCCCCATCTCCTACTAAGCCTCTGCGGAGGTCCCAGCGGAAATCAGGCTCTGAACTCCCGAGCATCCTCCCTGAAATCTGGCCGAAG ACACCCAGTGCGGCTGCAGTCAGAAAGCCCATCGTCTTAAAGAGGATCGTGGCCCATGCTGTAGAG GTCCCAGCTGTCCAATCACCTCGCAGGAGCCCTAGG atttcctttttcttggaGAAAGAAAACGAGCCCCCTGGCAGGGAGCTTACTAAGGAGGACCTTTTCAAGACACACAGCgtccctgccacccccaccagCACTCCTGTGCCGAACCCTGAGGCCGAGTCCAGCTCCAAGGAAGGAGAGCTGGACGCCAGAGACTTGGAAATGTCTAAGAAAGTCAGGCGTTCCTACAGCCGGCTGGAGACCCTGGGCTCTGCCTCTACCTCCACCCCAGGCCGCCGGTCCTGCTTTGGCTTCGAGGGGCTGCTGGGGGCAGAAGACTTGTCCGGAGTCTCGCCAGTGGTGTGCTCCAAACTCACCGAGGTCCCCAGGGTTTGTGCAAAGCCCTGGGCCCCAGACATGACTCTCCCTGGAATCTCCCCACCACCCGAGAAACAGAAAcgtaagaagaagaaaatgccaGAGATCTTG TCTCTTAGGGGCAGACAAAGAGCCCACTCCAAGCTGGCCAACAAGCCAGTGGTGCAGCCTGTTGAGGAGCAAGAACCCAAGGGCCCTCAGGCTTCCGAGGAGCGGAACTTGGAG CCACCTTCCTCAGAACAACTGGAACCCACCGTCACGTTCCTGTTTACACTCCTGAACACCTCTGAGCCCACTGAGCCAAAAGACCCTGAATC GGACTCGGAGATCCAGGAGTACCAGTTCTTAGATCAGGAGGACTGGGGCCCCCAGCGGACCTCAAAGGAGATCAGGCAGTTGCAGAATGACTGCATGAG GCTTCGGGAGTCACTGAACACCACCCAAGTGCACAACCTGGCCCTGGGGGAGAAGCTGCAGAACCTG CCCACCTTATTGTATAAGAGCCTGAAGGAGGGAGCCCAGGCCATCCAGGAGGAGGCCCAGGCCATCCAGGATGAAGTGAAGGCCCTGCAGGAGGAAAGCCAGGCCCTGCCGGAGGTGGCTCTGCTCAGGTGTGCGGGCAGCCATGGCAGCGGGGAGGGAAGAGGCGGCTGCCCCATGCTGCTCACTCGAGCTGTCTCTGCCTGCAGTGACCCAAACCCCCGGAAGGCAGGTCTCCTCTTCAAGCTGCCTGACCTGCCCCACGACCACAGAGACCAGGGTCAGGCCTGGCCAGGCCCCAGGCCAGAGGTCGGACACCTCCTCGGGAGGCCGCTCCTTCAGCCAGCTCCTCCctag
- the CDCA5 gene encoding sororin isoform 1 (isoform 1 is encoded by transcript variant 1), translating to MSGRRTRSGGAAQRSGPRAPSPTKPLRRSQRKSGSELPSILPEIWPKTPSAAAVRKPIVLKRIVAHAVEVPAVQSPRRSPRISFFLEKENEPPGRELTKEDLFKTHSVPATPTSTPVPNPEAESSSKEGELDARDLEMSKKVRRSYSRLETLGSASTSTPGRRSCFGFEGLLGAEDLSGVSPVVCSKLTEVPRVCAKPWAPDMTLPGISPPPEKQKRKKKKMPEILKTELDEWAAAMNAEFEAAEQFDLLVE from the exons ATGTCTGGGAGGCGAACGCGGTCCGGAGGAGCCGCTCAGCGCTCCG ggCCAAGGGCCCCATCTCCTACTAAGCCTCTGCGGAGGTCCCAGCGGAAATCAGGCTCTGAACTCCCGAGCATCCTCCCTGAAATCTGGCCGAAG ACACCCAGTGCGGCTGCAGTCAGAAAGCCCATCGTCTTAAAGAGGATCGTGGCCCATGCTGTAGAG GTCCCAGCTGTCCAATCACCTCGCAGGAGCCCTAGG atttcctttttcttggaGAAAGAAAACGAGCCCCCTGGCAGGGAGCTTACTAAGGAGGACCTTTTCAAGACACACAGCgtccctgccacccccaccagCACTCCTGTGCCGAACCCTGAGGCCGAGTCCAGCTCCAAGGAAGGAGAGCTGGACGCCAGAGACTTGGAAATGTCTAAGAAAGTCAGGCGTTCCTACAGCCGGCTGGAGACCCTGGGCTCTGCCTCTACCTCCACCCCAGGCCGCCGGTCCTGCTTTGGCTTCGAGGGGCTGCTGGGGGCAGAAGACTTGTCCGGAGTCTCGCCAGTGGTGTGCTCCAAACTCACCGAGGTCCCCAGGGTTTGTGCAAAGCCCTGGGCCCCAGACATGACTCTCCCTGGAATCTCCCCACCACCCGAGAAACAGAAAcgtaagaagaagaaaatgccaGAGATCTTG AAAACGGAGCTGGATGAGTGGGCTGCGGCCATGAATGCCGAGTTTGAAGCTGCTGAGCAGTTTGATCTCCTGGTTGAATGA